A region from the Rhodamnia argentea isolate NSW1041297 chromosome 7, ASM2092103v1, whole genome shotgun sequence genome encodes:
- the LOC115737633 gene encoding cytokinin dehydrogenase 1, with protein sequence MASKPSAFLKENFTFHRIILVLLLSCTPDSTDLSYDSSPPQEISSSSVPSTPLSLRTLPLDGHFNFEGIQYAAKDFGGSYYNLPFAVLHPKSVSDISSTVKYVFELGSASGLTVAARGHGHSVQGQSQAPNGVVIHMESLRLPKMQVHDGESPYVDVSGGELWINILHETLKHGLAPKSWTDYLHLTVGGTLSNAGISGQAFQHGPQIDNVYELEVVTGKGEVVTCSGKHNADLFHAVLGGLGQFGIITRAKISLGAAPERVKWIRMLYHDFSMFSRDQEHLISRKNTFDYIEGFVNINKTGILNKWRSSFKQSDPLQASLFKSEGKVLYCLEVALYFNPHESNVMSKKVDELLSELSYIRSTLFTSEVSLVDFLDRVHLSEMKLRAKGLRDVLHPWLNLLVPKSKISDFAKEVFGNILQGNSNGPILIYPVNKSKWNNKTSLVTPDEDIFYMVAFLPSAVPSASGTESLEHILAQNERIKSLCSTVLLGIKQYLSHYSTQEEWQTHFGPQWEVFVQRKSEYDPLAILAPGQRIFQRTSPKGQWTVYKSRK encoded by the exons ATGGCTTCAAAGCCTTCAGCCTTCCTGAAAGAGAACTTTACATTTCACAGGATCATTCTAGTCTTGCTCCTAAGCTGCACACCAGATAGCACCGACCTTTCTTATGATTCTTCTCCTCCTCAGgaaatttcttcttcctcagttCCATCAACACCTTTATCACTGAGAACGCTTCCTCTAGATGGACACTTCAATTTTGAGGGAATCCAATATGCAGCGAAGGACTTCGGTGGTAGTTACTACAATCTACCTTTCGCGGTCCTCCACCCGAAATCAGTTTCCGATATCTCGTCGACCGTTAAATACGTTTTCGAATTGGGGTCTGCTTCAGGGCTGACCGTCGCCGCGAGAGGCCACGGTCACTCCGTCCAAGGCCAGTCCCAAGCCCCCAATGGCGTGGTCATCCATATGGAATCGCTCCGACTGCCAAAGATGCAAGTCCACGATGGGGAGTCTCCCTATGTGGATGTTTCGGGTGGTGAGCTATGGATAAACATTCTGCATGAGACTCTCAAACATGGTCTCGCACCAAAATCATGGACCGATTACCTGCATCTCACTGTGGGAGGCACTTTGTCTAATGCCGGAATAAGCGGGCAAGCGTTCCAGCACGGGCCTCAAATTGACAACGTCTATGAGCTAGAGGTGGTCACAG GTAAAGGAGAAGTGGTTACCTGTTCGGGGAAGCACAACGCTGATCTCTTCCATGCTGTTTTAGGCGGTCTAGGACAATTCGGCATCATCACCAGAGCCAAAATATCTCTAGGAGCCGCGCCAGAAAGG GTTAAGTGGATTAGAATGCTCTACCATGACTTCTCCATGTTCTCCAGGGATCAAGAGCATCTTATATCTCGCAAGAATACCTTTGACTACATCGAAGGATTCGTCAATATCAACAAAACAGGCATCCTCAATAAGTGGAGATCTTCCTTCAAACAGAGTGATCCGCTTCAAGCCAGCCTGTTCAAATCCGAAGGGAAAGTCCTATATTGTCTTGAGGTGGCACTGTACTTCAATCCCCACGAATCCAACGTAATGAGCAAG AAAGTCGACGAGCTGCTGTCTGAACTGAGTTATATACGTTCGACGCTTTTCACGTCGGAGGTTTCTCTTGTGGATTTCCTGGACAGGGTGCACCTGTCCGAGATGAAACTCCGAGCAAAAGGATTACGGGATGTTCTACATCCATGGCTCAATCTTCTCGTTCCAAAAAGCAAGATCAGTGACTTTGCTAAAGAAGTCTTCGGCAATATTCTCCAAGGCAACAGCAATGGCCCTATCCTCATCTACCCGGTGAACAAGTCGAA ATGGAACAACAAAACCTCCTTGGTCACCCCAGATGAAGATATCTTCTACATGGTGGCATTCCTGCCATCTGCAGTGCCATCAGCGTCAGGAACAGAAAGCCTAGAACACATTTTAGCCCAGAATGAGAGGATCAAAAGCCTCTGCTCTACAGTGCTTCTTGGAATAAAGCAGTACCTTTCCCATTATAGCACCCaagaagaatggcaaactcACTTCGGCCCTCAGTGGGAAGTGTTCGTCCAGAGAAAATCGGAGTATGACCCTCTGGCTATCCTTGCTCCAGGACAGAGAATCTTCCAAAGGACAAGTCCAAAAGGACAGTGGACTGTGTACAAGTCACGTAAATGA
- the LOC115737637 gene encoding uncharacterized protein LOC115737637, with protein MEEVLHGKNDGSQLGHTVGSIQSELDVKDGSKDVHSSAGNSVPFNMKDKKERDAAKQGARLVDIETSGDVNMDASISPDDVARAGGLGARDDISSLLPVASDSTDFEEALLEAQNYEGPQRDVSRPGLGWTEGTHQKLEK; from the exons ATGGAGGAAGTTTTGCACG GGAAGAATGATGGCAGTCAATTGGGACACACAGTTGGTTCCATTCAGTCTGAACTTGATGTCAAGGATGGGTCCAAAGATGTCCATAGCTCTGCAGGAAACTCTGTTCCTTTTAACATGAAGGATAAGAAAGAACGGGATGCTGCAAAACAGGGTGCACGCTTAGTGGATATCGAAACTTCGGGCGATGTGAATATGGATGCGTCAATAAGCCCGGATGATGTTGCTCGTGCTGGAGGTCTTGGAGCAAGAGACGACATAAGTAGTCTTCTCCCAGTAGCAAGTGATTCCACAGACTTTGAAGAAGCCTTACTCGAGGCCCAAAATTACGAAGGACCACAAAGGGATGTATCAAGACCAGGTCTGGGCTGGACCGAAGGTACAcatcagaagcttgaaaaatag
- the LOC115737632 gene encoding uncharacterized protein LOC115737632: protein MPPPPAMGLRSPAASAPRNPKPEFPPFASRPPPGPAVTDGSVGSGGAAAAAACGVGEGFEPDAGSARTRRPRPRLVKVRRRSEARAAPVSGDEVGSVPIPFRGESDVKSRVEYGGVVNPCSENTRLSNGENATGPEVKCSFGDVGFVFGAPRRSFPLNMDISASGTTAFVGEPASFDNDAKGCRKFESVGFVFGAKQRDSELNSGLETGNSGRDAQKSVSGNEAEARADSDDFSHVCNSNKTASEQNLSIGKGGCGGTGPFSCVEENGKAKLETKVHAENAGSSSVFYNVYGLESATEREQSSDNVKEAGCNDGKASRSNDNALFVFGADRGQSTSVPKSEKVNTRKERELKENGEAGFVFGSTGFGFGSNLNTKTKEFRENRENPELNDDGDSKLVTQVEPQWLEPTEALCNEGHGDGLFVFKGNTENISIQCKRREKSSNAEMRMKGDSLGKRSSDPDEQIINLGSNNMENNKSVSAGAGAAGSSCTLDLLGSMQNLSIEDRRDIRGANNGNNSTDSEGTFIFGSGPCVSNSFHGNLATPVGQTKNPNFDSDPAESGSSFTKVEEDQFILKNNINFASESTGISSHKPFIFQAGVSESSHMAQSSSNPVNDNTLAENLDNKEKFSSMSTLDGSGASNGDFRVPEWDPSCFKANLCQDLKIEFNQKSRQTKYKKYKKNAKSRQPSKGTLTTEENHVLAESDYHEMAQASDCYSPMDFSPYQEAAANNQCSGQSSSVTLEESIAVSNENVTLASSSMIPTTDGHMGSTMERLVSDEGNSKFGETVLGAEAAHFKSSSDQPCSTFGAAVASAEDGSVFSKAENHATDYMKQSAFAFNLDEVDRKTFAFSASSSAQTGLLDRKRLRKKKIKVKSENSTFVISPCPGARDGSFSMQLPNSSGTSFPSDTKQGQEGHRLFQEKEQNILNSNGNVINGETNLSSSAMIQEACEKWRLRGNQAYKNGRFSRAEEYYTKGVNSVPSGEASGCFLKPLLLCYSNRAATRMSLGRISEAIGDCIAAAAIDPNFLKVQIRAANCHLILGEVENALNYFNKCLATGVDICLDRRLVIEAADGLQKAQKVAECISLSTKLLEEKTSDAATRALEMLSEAISISKFSEKLLEMKAEALHMLRKYDDVVKLCEQSLKFADKNFGALGVNRLSDMVDSNCGGNSAVRLWRFFMMAKSYFCMGRLEEALELLEKIEQTECHGDRCLDKILQSSASVSSTICRLLKCKSAGNEAFRSRRYAEAIEHYSIALSSNVESRPFAAICFCNRAAAHQAMGQIVDAIADCSLAIALDGNYAKAVSRRATLHELIRDYGQAASDVQRFISILENQSYQRTKASGASGELGSRNNELRKAKKHWSLIEEEAKKEAPLDVYLILGVKQSETAADIKKAYHKAALRHHPDKAGQFFARSESGNEGQLWKEIATEVHESADRLFKIIGEAYAVLSDPPKRAQYDLEEDIRKAPKESSGYSNYWSPSHFQSSPFERGSSRRNWQENWYTHGYSRSRW, encoded by the exons atgccgccgccgccggcgatGGGCCTCCGCTCCCCGGCCGCCTCCGCCCCGCGGAACCCTAAGCCCGAGTTCCCGCCGTTCGCCTCGCGGCCGCCGCCCGGCCCAGCGGTGACGGACGGTTCCGTGGGTTCCGGAGGCGCCGCCGCTGCGGCCGCGTGCGGAGTCGGCGAGGGGTTCGAGCCCGACGCGGGATCGGCGCGGACGAGGCGGCCGAGGCCGAGGCTGGTCAAGGTGAGGAGGCGCTCGGAGGCAAGGGCGGCCCCCGTGTCGGGCGATGAGGTTGGTTCTGTTCCTATTCCGTTTCGTGGGGAGTCTGATGTCAAGAGCCGAGTGGAGTACGGTGGTGTTGTTAATCCATGTTCGGAGAATACTAGGTTAAGCAATGGTGAAAATGCAACTGGGCCGGAGGTTAAGTGCTCCTTTGGGGATGTCGGTTTTGTATTTGGTGCTCCTCGGAGAAGTTTCCCGCTCAATATGGACATTTCAGCGAGTGGCACCACTGCATTTGTAGGTGAACCGGCTTCATTTGATAATGACGCAAAGGGCTGTAGGAAGTTTGAGAGCGTGGGCTTTGTGTTTGGTGCCAAGCAGAGAGATTCGGAATTGAACTCGGGATTGGAAACTGGAAATTCTGGCAGAGATGCTCAAAAGTCGGTTTCCGGAAATGAAGCAGAAGCGAGAGCAGATTCTGATGATTTCAGTCATGTTTGCAATAGCAATAAGACTGCTTCAGAGCAAAATTTGAGTATAGGGAAGGGCGGATGTGGTGGAACTGGTCCATTTTCTTGCGTTGAGGAGAATGGCAAGGCCAAGCTGGAGACCAAAGTGCATGCTGAAAATGCAGGCTCTTCTTCCGTTTTTTATAATGTATATGGCCTTGAATCAGCTACTGAAAGGGAACAATCCTCTGACAATGTAAAAGAAGCTGGTTGTAATGATGGAAAAGCCTCCAGGAGTAATGATAATGCACTTTTTGTATTTGGTGCTGATCGTGGCCAGTCAACATCAGTACCAAAGTCGGAGAAGGTAAACACCAGGAAAGAGCGCGAGCTTAAGGAGAATGGGGAGGCAGGCTTTGTTTTTGGCTCCACAGGGTTTGGTTTTGGATCAAACCTGAAcaccaaaacaaaagaattcaGGGAAAATCGTGAAAATCCAGAACTCAACGATGATGGTGATTCTAAATTAGTGACTCAAGTGGAGCCCCAGTGGCTGGAACCTACTGAAGCTCTATGCAATGAGGGTCACGGTGATGGCCTCTTTGTATTTAAAGGTAATACCGAAAATATTTCTATTCAATGTAAAAGACGGGAAAAGAGTAGCAATGCAGAGATGAGAATGAAAGGTGACAGTTTAGGAAAGAGGAGCAGTGATCCAGATGAACAAATCATCAACTTGGGCTCCAATAACATGGAGAATAACAAATCGGTAtctgctggtgctggtgctgctGGTAGCAGTTGTACATTAGATCTTCTGGGAAGTATGCAGAATTTAAGCATTGAGGATAGACGAGATATTCGTGGTGCTAACAATGGGAATAACAGCACTGACTCTGAAGGTACATTTATTTTTGGAAGTGGTCCATGTGTTTCCAACTCTTTCCATGGCAATTTGGCAACTCCCGTGGGTCAgaccaaaaatccaaattttgatTCTGATCCTGCAGAGAGTGGGAGTAGTTTCACCAAGGTTGAAGAGGATCAATTCATacttaaaaataatataaattttGCTAGTGAGTCTACTGGAATATCTAGCCACAAGCCATTTATATTTCAAGCTGGTGTTAGTGAGAGTTCTCACATGGCTCAGAGCTCTTCTAATCCAGTGAATGATAATACCCTTGCAGAGAATTTAGAcaataaagaaaagtttagcTCCATGAGCACTTTGGATGGTTCAGGGGCATCTAATGGAGATTTTAGGGTTCCTGAGTGGGATCCTTCATGCTTCAAAGCAAATTTGtgtcaagatttgaaaattgaattcaatcaAAAGAGTAGACAAACCAAGTATAAAAAGTATAAGAAGAATGCAAAGTCAAGGCAACCTTCTAAAGGAACGCTAACTACTGAAGAGAATCATGTGCTGGCTGAAAGCGATTACCATGAAATGGCGCAAGCTTCTGATTGCTATTCCCCCATGGATTTTTCTCCTTATCAAGAAGCTGCAGCAAACAATCAGTGTTCCGGTCAGAGTTCTTCGGTGACATTGGAAGAGTCCATTGCTGTCAGTAATGAAAATGTAACCTTGGCATCAAGCTCAATGATTCCTACTACAGATGGACATATGGGTAGTACAATGGAAAGACTGGTCAGTGATGAAGGTAATTCGAAGTTTGGCGAGACTGTTTTGGGTGCTGAAGCTGCTCACTTCAAGTCCAGCAGTGATCAGCCCTGTAGCACCTTTGGGGCTGCCGTTGCTTCAGCAGAAGATGGAAGTGTTTTCTCAAAAGCTGAGAATCATGCTACTGACTATATGAAGCAGTCTGCATTTGCTTTTAATCTGGATGAAGTAGATCGTAAAACTTTTGCCTTCTCTGCATCATCCTCTGCTCAGACTGGTTTACTGGACAGAAAGCGATTgcgtaaaaagaaaattaaagtaaaaagtGAGAATAGTACTTTTGTTATTTCTCCATGTCCAGGTGCCAGGGATGGATCCTTCTCAATGCAGCTTCCAAACTCTTCTGGTACTTCTTTCCCTTCAGACACGAAGCAAGGGCAGGAAGGACATAGATTGTTTCAAGAGAAAGAGCAGAACATATTGAATTCAAACGGAAATGTCATAAATGGTGAGACCAATTTATCCTCATCTGCTATGATCCAAGAAGCCTGTGAAAAGTGGCGACTCAG GGGAAATCAAGCTTATAAAAATGGGAGATTTTCTAGAGCAGAAGAGTATTACACAAAAGGTGTAAACTCCGTTCCTTCTGGTGAAGCATCAGGATGCTTCCTTAAGCCTCTTTTATTGTGCTACAGCAACCGTGCAGCAACTCGGATGTCTCTTGGAAGAATTAGCGAAGCCATTGGAGATTGCATTGCTGCTGCTGCAATAGATCCTAACTTCCTCAAAGTTCAAATAAGGGCTGCAAA CTGTCATCTAATTTTAGGGGAAGTAGAAAATGCCTTGAACTATTTTAATAAGTGCTTGGCAACTGGGGTTGACATATGTTTGGATCGAAGGCTCGTGATAGAAGCTGCAGATGGCCTACAAAAGGCGCAG AAAGTGGCTGAATGTATAAGTCTTTCTACTAAACTTTTGGAAGAGAAGACATCTGATGCAGCAACGAGAGCTCTAGAAATGCTTTCAGAGGCGATATCAATCAGTAAATTCTCAGAGAAACTGCTGGAAATGAAAGCAGAAGCATTGCATATG CTTCGGAAGTATGATGATGTCGTGAAGTTGTGTGAGCAGTCTCTGAAGTTTGCTGATAAGAACTTTGGTGCATTAGGTGTGAACCGTTTGTCAGATATGGTTGATTCCAACTGTGGAGGAAACTCAGCTGTTAGGCTTTGGAGGTTTTTCATGATGGCTAAGTCTTACTTTTGCATGGGAAGGCTTGAGGAGGCTCTTGAGTTACTTGAGAAGATTGAGCAAACTGAATGTCATGGTGACAG GTGCCTGGATAAGATTCTGCAATCATCAGCTTCAGTATCTTCCACAATTTGTAGGCTGCTAAAGTGCAAG AGTGCAGGAAATGAAGCCTTTCGATCGAGAAGGTATGCAGAAGCAATAGAGCATTACTCTATTGCTCTGTCAAGCAATGTTGAATCACGACCTTTTGCAGCAATCTGCTTTTGCAATCGAGCTGCTGCACATCAAGCTATGGGCCAAATTGTTGATGCCATTGCAGATTGCAGTCTAGCCATAGCTCTTGATGGAAATTATGCAAAG GCAGTTTCTAGAAGAGCAACCTTACATGAATTGATCAGAGACTATGGACAAGCAGCAAGCGATGTCCAGAGGTTTATATCCATTCTTGAAAATCAATCTTATCAAAGGACTAAAGCCTCTGGCGCATCAGGGGAGCTTGGTAGCAGAAATAATGAACTGAGGAAAGCTAAGAAACATTGGTCCTTGATAGAAGAGGAAGCTAAGAAAGAAGCACCCTTGGATGTTTACCTCATCTT GGGAGTTAAACAATCTGAAACAGCAGCTGATATCAAGAAAGCATATCATAAAGCAGCCCTAAGGCATCATCCAGACAAG GCTGGTCAGTTTTTTGCAAGAAGTGAGAGTGGCAATGAGGGGCAGCTCTGGAAAGAAATTGCAACAGAGGTTCATGAGAGTGCAGATCGTCTTTTCAAAATAATTGGAGAAGCATATGCAGTACTATCAGACCCCCCAAAG CGAGCACAATATGATCTGGAAGAGGATATAAGAAAAGCCCCCAAAGAAAGCAGTGGATACAGCAATTACTGGAGCCCCTCACATTTCCAAAGCTCTCCCTTTGAGAGAGGCTCCAGCAGGCGGAATTGGCAGGAGAATTGGTACACCCATGGTTATTCACGCTCTCGATGGTGA
- the LOC115737635 gene encoding alpha carbonic anhydrase 4-like isoform X3 yields MGVLSVRSSFVFLAPALVFVALHGLLLTLSTASESEVDDETPFTYIEGTGKGPKEWGQIDQRWQACGTGNLQSPIDLLNERVQVFPNLGKLKRDYKPAPAFVRNRGHDITVTWKGDAGKININGTYYKLLQCHWHSPSEHTFNGSRYDLELHIIHLSSRGEIAVIGIVYKYGRPDPFLTKLLEHIKVVRKEDIDLGVINPGIIKFGSRKYFRYIGSLTVPPCTEGVVWTIVRKVRTVSREQVEALREAVHDLMQGQLSD; encoded by the exons atgggGGTCCTCTCAGTCCGCAGCAGCTTCGTCTTCCTCGCTCCGGCTCTGGTTTTTGTAGCTCTTCACGGTCTTCTTCTCACTCTCTCCACTGCTTCTGAATCTGAAGTCG ATGATGAGACCCCATTCACTTACATTGAAGGAACCGGTAAAGGGCCAAAAGAATGGGGCCAGATCGACCAGCGTTGGCAAGCATGTGGCACTGGGAATTTGCAGTCTCCGATTGATCTGCTCAATGAGAGAGTGCAAGTCTTTCCAAATTTGGGGAAGTTGAAAAGAGACTATAAACCAGCTCCTGCCTTTGTGAGGAACAGGGGACATGATATCACA GTAACTTGGAAAGGAGATGCAGGGAAGATCAACATCAACGGGACTTACTACAAACTTCTTCAGTGTCATTGGCATTCGCCATCCGAGCACACGTTTAACGGATCGAG ATATGACTTGGAGCTTCACATCATTCATTTAAGCTCTCGAGGAGAAATAGCCGTTATCGGGATTGTCTACAAGTATGGCCGACCTGACCCTTTTCTCACAAAG CTACTCGAGCACATAAAAGTAGTTAGGAAGGAAGACATAGACTTGGGGGTCATAAATCCAGGGATCATCAAATTCGGCAGCAGGAAATACTTCAGATACATCGGTTCTCTCACGGTCCCTCCCTGCACTGAGGGAGTCGTGTGGACAATTGTCAGGAAG GTGAGGACAGTCTCGAGGGAGCAAGTAGAAGCGCTGAGAGAAGCTGTTCATGAT CTAATGCAAGGCCAACTCAGCGACTAG
- the LOC115737635 gene encoding alpha carbonic anhydrase 4-like isoform X1: MGVLSVRSSFVFLAPALVFVALHGLLLTLSTASESEVDDETPFTYIEGTGKGPKEWGQIDQRWQACGTGNLQSPIDLLNERVQVFPNLGKLKRDYKPAPAFVRNRGHDITVTWKGDAGKININGTYYKLLQCHWHSPSEHTFNGSRYDLELHIIHLSSRGEIAVIGIVYKYGRPDPFLTKLLEHIKVVRKEDIDLGVINPGIIKFGSRKYFRYIGSLTVPPCTEGVVWTIVRKVRTVSREQVEALREAVHDGYEANARPTQRLDGRAVWIYTPRDNGGAA; this comes from the exons atgggGGTCCTCTCAGTCCGCAGCAGCTTCGTCTTCCTCGCTCCGGCTCTGGTTTTTGTAGCTCTTCACGGTCTTCTTCTCACTCTCTCCACTGCTTCTGAATCTGAAGTCG ATGATGAGACCCCATTCACTTACATTGAAGGAACCGGTAAAGGGCCAAAAGAATGGGGCCAGATCGACCAGCGTTGGCAAGCATGTGGCACTGGGAATTTGCAGTCTCCGATTGATCTGCTCAATGAGAGAGTGCAAGTCTTTCCAAATTTGGGGAAGTTGAAAAGAGACTATAAACCAGCTCCTGCCTTTGTGAGGAACAGGGGACATGATATCACA GTAACTTGGAAAGGAGATGCAGGGAAGATCAACATCAACGGGACTTACTACAAACTTCTTCAGTGTCATTGGCATTCGCCATCCGAGCACACGTTTAACGGATCGAG ATATGACTTGGAGCTTCACATCATTCATTTAAGCTCTCGAGGAGAAATAGCCGTTATCGGGATTGTCTACAAGTATGGCCGACCTGACCCTTTTCTCACAAAG CTACTCGAGCACATAAAAGTAGTTAGGAAGGAAGACATAGACTTGGGGGTCATAAATCCAGGGATCATCAAATTCGGCAGCAGGAAATACTTCAGATACATCGGTTCTCTCACGGTCCCTCCCTGCACTGAGGGAGTCGTGTGGACAATTGTCAGGAAG GTGAGGACAGTCTCGAGGGAGCAAGTAGAAGCGCTGAGAGAAGCTGTTCATGAT GGATATGAAGCTAATGCAAGGCCAACTCAGCGACTAGATGGAAGAGCCGTATGGATATACACTCCAAGAGATAATGGAGGTGCTGCTTAG